The following are encoded in a window of Arctopsyche grandis isolate Sample6627 chromosome 4, ASM5162203v2, whole genome shotgun sequence genomic DNA:
- the LOC143910471 gene encoding ribosomal RNA processing protein 36 homolog: MSDDESEQKMEIRAELSNMSFEALQKLKEQLGAKVYNEAVFGVESKRNRKRKTVFKRENKNRPREASSKKPVPQMTIEESPATASDNGPRDPRFDSLCGTYNPKGFKRSYGFLTDVRVEELKTLKKELKNTVNPEQQEHIKYLIQRMENQNREEIRNKEKDLKERIEKIERIKSMREGKNPEYIRKSDKKIMSLVEQYESLKTTGKLQKHITSHRKRNTQKAKKNMQIM; encoded by the exons ATGAGTGACGACGAGAGTGAACAAAAa ATGGAGATACGTGCGGAGTTATCCAATATGAGCTTTGAGGCGTTGCAAAAATTGAAAGAACAACTGGGTGCCAAAGTGTACAATGAAGCCGTGTTTGGCGTAGAGTCTAAAAGAAATCGCAAAAGAAAAACTGTTTTTaaaagagaaaataaaaatcgaccCAGAGAGGCCAGTTCTAAGAAACCGGTGCCTCAGATGACAATAGAAGAGTCTCCTGCTACAGCTTCGGATAATGGTCCTAGGGATCCGAG ATTTGATTCTCTTTGCGGTACTTACAATCCGAAAGGATTTAAGAGAAGCTACGGTTTCTTGACTGATGTTAGAGTCGAGGAACTTAAAACTTTGAAGAAGGAACTGAAGAATACTGTTAATCCTGAACAACAAgaacacattaaatatttaatacaacgAATGGAGAATCAAAATAGAGAAGAGattcgaaataaagaaaaggatTTGAAAGAAAGAATTGAAAAGATAGAACGCATTAAATCAATGAGAGAAGGAAAAAATCCTGAGTATATTAGAAAAT CTGACAAAAAAATCATGAGTTTGGTAGAACAATATGAAAGTTTGAAGACTACtggaaaattacaaaaacacatTACCAGCCACAGAAAACGAAATACGCAAAAAGCAAAGAAAAACATGCAAATTATgtag
- the LOC143910492 gene encoding kelch-like protein 30 encodes MTEKENTITPEVKVGAEDEVTATGAAPLSVILTTGDVSFTVSRALLCRRSHYFEAMLNGHFKEANQRQIFLHTVTPDAMECILNYLNFDVADVANLDHVKDTFHAANYFGLESLCQKIENKLISMLDNNTCFQIYQIAKEHNLSNLEPKSKSFILYSFNEIKSQISKIENIDTLYWYLSHHNLYADDEIEIFKAGCEWLTNCFDSSDDKILVILSCIIYRSIEKASLEFMLTNKHVIENETARRVIEGIIHISDTYSIDGFFKDENKESLNKYFDKETYEIIHRILLSKKNRVPPIRPCVMKKSPENIEIMTFNVNERKLVQYIPIPGYSWWGQNIVSWKGYTIFALCGKIKINDTWNYKVRMYNCLTEQWNTLPSSVLTPRRHATAIVNDDMIYVIGGFGQFRIMLSSVHVYNIKTDEWSELPDFPEYSTCLVACFHKGNLFVSGEHLYVYQSNQWQYLGTLRVRHSAILSHNNRLYFTERWINKLFFWDRDFTNCAQQEPKKIKKCHFNVAAMCKIENTAYIFSEGDNIDNLIGVEMCNLDENPFDESCSETELLWVDTETDGIYNSLSGCFLLADSKIVDDSVNKYGERWL; translated from the exons ATGACAGAAAAAGAAAACACGATAACGCCAGAAGTGAAAGTGGGAGCTGAAGATGAAGTGACAGCCACTGGTGCTGCTCCTCTATCAGTGATTTTGACCACTGGAGACGTCAGCTTCACAGTGAGCCGCGCGCTTCTCTGTCGCCGATCGCATTACTTCGAAGCTATGCTCAATGGACATTTTAAAGAAGCAAATCAGCGACAAATATTCTTACAC ACTGTCACTCCTGACGCTATGGAATGCATATTGAACTATCTAAATTTTGACGTTGCCGATGTAGCTAATTTGGATCATGTCAAAGACACATTTCATGCCGCAAACTATTTCGGACTAGAGTCTTTGtgtcaaaaaatcgaaaataaattaatcagcaTGCTCGACAACAATACGTGTTTTCAAATCTACCAAATTGCCAAAGAACACAACCTCTCAAATTTAGAACCTAAATCGAAATCCTtcatattatattcatttaatgaaatcaaatctcaaattagtaaaattgaaaatattgatacCCTATACTGGTACTTGTCACATCATAACTTATACGCCGATGATGAgattgaaatattcaaagcCGGTTGTGAATGGTTAACCAATTGTTTCGATAGTAGTGATGATAAAATCCTAGTTATTTTAAGTTGTATTATTTATCGCAGTATTGAAAAGGCATCACTCGAATTTATGCTTACAAATAAACATGTCATTGAAAATGAAACAGCTCGACGTGTCATCGAAGGAATTATTCATATTTCCGACACATATTCTATAGACGGTTTTTTCAAAGATGAAAATAAAGaaagcttaaataaatattttgacaagGAAACATATGAAATTATACATAGAATTTTGCTGTCTAAGAAAAATAGAGTTCCCCCGATTCGACCGTGCGTTATGAAAAAATCACCTGAAAATATAGAAATTATGACGTTCAATGTGAATGAAAGGAAACTAGTACAATATATACCGATTCCTGGATATTCTTGGTGGGGACAAAACATTGTTTCGTGGAAGGGATACACTATATTTGCTCTGTGCGGAAAGATCAAGATCAACGACACGTGGAATTACAAAGTAAGAATGTACAATTGCTTGACGGAGCAGTGGAATACATTACCATCTTCAGTTCTCACTCCGAGACGCCACGCTACGGCTATAGTAAACGACGACATGATATACGTAATCGGTGGCTTTGGCCAATTTCGTATTATGCTGAGCAGCGTGCACGTTTACAACATCAAAACGGACGAATGGTCAGAGCTACCAGACTTTCCCGAATATAGCACATGCTTAGTCGCGTGCTTTCACAAGGGAAACTTATTCGTTTCAGGCGAGCACTTATACGTGTACCAGTCCAACCAATGGCAATATTTAGGTACGCTTCGAGTGAGACACAGTGCTATTTTATCACATAACAATCGTCTTTATTTCACTGAACGATGGATCAACAAGCTATTTTTCTGGGATAGAGATTTCACGAATTGTGCTCAGCAAgagccgaaaaaaattaaaaaatgtcatTTCAACGTAGCTGCTATGTGCAAAATTG aaAACACTGCATACATTTTCTCAGAAGGTGACAATATCGATAACTTGATCGGAGTTGAAATGTGTAATTTAGATGAAAATCCATTTGATGAATCTTGTTCTGAAACTGAACTTTTGTGGGTAGATACAGAAACTGATGGCATCTATAATAGTCTGTCTGGTTGTTTTTTACTAGCCGATTCTAAAATCGTAGATGattcagtaaataaatatggAGAACGCTGGTTATGA
- the LOC143910490 gene encoding uncharacterized protein LOC143910490, with product MEGKHNRATMLIFTLLFICVSFSNAERNGRCPPLTKWGICPEGAATCSEDNDCNDDMKCCESPCGNICSKQLFTGCEHLQMAATRRARTLGPEGRSVRIPRCMDNGDFDPIQCDNEIVGSCWCVDEAGFELPGMRAPARGLVNCSARAPCADHTCRMLCPYGFKVTSDGCPICQCRDPCSEVKCPKALSCQLEEVACLKQPCPPVPTCKRGRSLENICPVGEPLMISDTHRPFLCGTDPGKPACPPLYQCLVQRGNDYGVCCPASLKIQKPGMCPASAQVNSTMEVECDAPCAHDLECPSMQKCCHSDACGKHCVFPENLTECLQQKALAEALSINERAGRGYIPQCSEKDGTFESRQCSRNGLVCWCVDRSGYKAKGSMGPAATINCSKFVGDKGRAAGRSLTGSLCDRNICASICEYGFRVDLDGCPTCECDDPCQGFTCKDGEECIPVKEQNCQDEFCPSFPVCRPKETYMNPCMRDAPLTNETTGDIINCDPTKEDDECPTGHQCTSIAKTKQAVCCPMDDSMEEEDEDDEYDSKPGFCPFSVNQLCDKNETKSCETDMECKGEQKCCLTSNCGSVCADPEKPEINEMDELDSDRAPSMCEYLRDFNDKMEGTHDGMKLALVIPDCFSNGSFVPMQCLTNDKGFKQCWCVDNFGTEIPATRGNETAAIDCLQLRETSDCLELTCRLGCDYGFVISPETQCPMCQCRNPCQDVTCGANLECQMVDVACDNDYCPPVPACLPQKIGQCPYLVPSVAGSCEYACQSDAQCGGTMRCCSNGCGTQCIQPLLKTACQHQQAILLHKASETGIPARQLYVPACRESDGGYERVQCHHTAGYCWCVDDGGAELPGTRTKKPEQPKCQAPAECPEINCNKKCEHGYELDNDGCNTCECRDPCADMSCPNEGEICKVVNVQCVTAPCPPVAMCVGGSELSACGGGSDGPARRCGPSEPPCPSSHKCHLSPLAGPSDDPPVCCPKPRSVCFESKDEGVCGYQPAGSSNSTRWYFNPEKNQCQQFKYGGCSGNHNNFQTEQICQMVCPVLSQCERLREKNQKAAVRYKKKTFTPKCRPDTGEWESVQCMPHVDVCWCVNGKGEPLKGSIIRGSQPECNFRQARRRMDVSHSVSSTDDVLEELVRQMTAYSILDTIDDVEPVNNNQLTSSTNQESRVVKSRCLSTQQQLVGSSASYEVSCDSSGRFTPNQCESSANDAKCWCVDEAGNQLPGTSTFSKGDSICLPTPIEAVDVTLGFFGVFSSEIAERMKMQILNNLSQLGATLKNKEIDILTEPDVTYITFSVIGNNKVDVAYHLEELVKQEELTLDKEFVEQDIKMVADIKKSRFQHKLDLSETKNIAENKIIALQHREILSESTVSVVTTYHTAIIVLAAASAFIISTMSVLIMLYRKKVSSMGKANSIKVTAFNERFLSYEPPVYVLSKSEKEVDLAEAIKVSEKSLETEKV from the exons ATGGAAGGAAAACATAATCGTGCAACCATGCTAATATTTACATTACTATTTATATGCGTATCATTTTCAA ATGCAGAAAGGAACGGACGATGTCCACCATTGACCAAATGGGGAATTTGTCCAGAAGGAGCGGCAACATGTTCAGAAGATAATGACTGCAATGATGATATGAAATGTTGCGAAAGTCCATGCGGAAATATTTGTTCCAAGCAATTATTTACAG GATGTGAGCATTTACAAATGGCGGCTACAAGACGAGCTCGAACTTTAGGACCCGAAGGTCGATCAGTGAGAATACCTCGCTGTATGGATAATGGTGATTTTGATCCTATACAATGCGATAACGAAATTGTTGGCAGTTGCTGGTGTGTTGATGAAGCTGGTTTTGAATTGCCTGGAATGAGGGCACCTGCAAGAGGACTCGTCAATTGTTCAG CACGTGCACCGTGTGCGGATCATACATGTCGTATGTTATGTCCATATGGTTTCAAAGTGACCTCTGATGGTTGTCCCATATGCCAGTGTAGGGATCCTTGCTCTGAAGTTAAATGTCCCAAAGCATTGAGTTGTCAATTGGAAGAAGTTGCATGTTTGAAACAGCCGTGCCCTCCAGTTCCAACTT GTAAAAGGGGTCGTAGTTTGGAAAATATATGTCCTGTCGGTGAGCCCTTGATGATCAGCGATACTCACAGGCCTTTCTTATGTGGTACAGATCCTGGAAAGCCAGCATGCCCGCCGTTGTATCAATGTTTGGTACAAAGAG gtAATGATTATGGCGTGTGTTGTCCTGCTTCATTGAAAATACAAAAACCAGGAATGTGTCCGGCGAGTGCTCAAGTAAATAGCACAATGGAAGTCGAATGTGATGCACCTTGTGCTCATGATTTAGAGTGTCCATCGATGCAGAAATGTTGCCACAGTGATGCATGTGGAAAGCATTgcgtttttcctgaaaatttAACAG AATGTCTACAACAAAAAGCTTTAGCAGAAGCTTTATCGATAAACGAAAGAGCTGGACGTGGATACATTCCGCAGTGTTCAGAAAAAGACGGTACATTTGAATCGAGACAATGTTCGAGGAATGGTCTTGTCTGTTGGTGTGTCGATCGATCCGGCTACAAAGCTAAGGGATCGATGGGACCTGCAGCGACAATAAATTGCTCCAAATTCGTAGGCGATAAAG GACGTGCAGCAGGAAGGTCGTTGACTGGCTCTTTGTGCGATAGAAATATATGTGCTTCCATATGTGAATATGGATTCCGGGTGGATCTGGATGGTTGTCCGACATGTGAATGCGACGATCCGTGTCAAGGATTCACTTGCAAGGACGGCGAAGAGTGCATTCCAGTAAAGGAGCAAAATTGCCAAGATGAATTTTGCCCAAGCTTTCCAGttt gtCGACCAAAAGAAACTTATATGAATCCGTGCATGCGCGATGCACCTTTAACGAATGAAACGACAGGTGATATCATCAATTGTGATCCGACTAAAGAAGACGATGAATGTCCTACGGGTCATCAGTGCACGTCTATTGCAAAGACAAAGCAGGCTGTCTGTTGTCCAATGGATGATTCAatggaagaagaagacgaagatGACGAATATGACTCTAAGCCCGGGTTCTGTCCTTTCAGTGTAAATCAATTGTGTGACAAAAACGAAACTAAGAGTTGTGAAACGGATATGGAATGCAAAGGAGAGCAAAAGTGTTGCTTGACATCAAATTGTGGATCAGTTTGTGCCGATCCTGAAAAGCCTGAAATAAACGAAATGGACGAACTTGATTCGGATCGAGCACCATCGA TGTGTGAATACCTCAGAGATTTCAACGATAAAATGGAAGGAACCCATGATGGTATGAAGCTAGCTTTAGTGATACCAGATTGTTTCAGCAATGGATCTTTTGTGCCGATGCAATGTTTGACTAACGATAAAGGATTTAAACAATGTTGGTGCGTTGATAATTTCGGTACGGAAATACCGGCTACTCGGGGCAATGAAACTGCAGCGATTGATTGTTTACA ACTACGAGAAACATCTGATTGCCTTGAGCTGACATGCCGCTTGGGTTGTGATTATGGATTTGTAATAAGTCCTGAAACTCAATGTCCGATGTGTCAATGCCGAAATCCTTGTCAAGACGTTACGTGTGGAGCCAATTTGGAATGTCAAATGGTAGACGTCGCTTGCGACAACGATTACTGTCCACCGGTACCTGCCT gTTTACCACAAAAGATAGGACAGTGCCCATATTTGGTACCGAGTGTCGCTGGATCGTGTGAGTATGCTTGTCAATCAGATGCTCAATGCGGAGGCACTATGAGGTGTTGCAGTAATGGATGCGGCACTCAATGTATCCAACCTCTATTGAAAACGGCTTGTCAACATCAGCAG GCTATTCTTCTGCACAAGGCGTCTGAGACGGGTATTCCTGCTAGACAATTGTACGTACCGGCTTGTCGCGAGTCTGACGGGGGTTACGAGCGAGTTCAATGCCATCACACAGCTGGTTATTGTTGGTGTGTAGATGATGGAGGAGCTGAACTGCCGGGAACTCGCACTAAGAAACCAGAACAACCAAAATGTCAAG cacCAGCTGAGTGTCCTGAAATAAATTGTAACAAAAAGTGCGAACATGGATATGAGCTGGATAACGATGGATGTAATACTTGTGAATGCCGAGATCCTTGTGCCGATATGTCTTGCCCCAACGAAGGTGAAATCTGCAAGGTTGTCA aTGTACAGTGCGTTACGGCTCCATGTCCACCAGTTGCAATGTGTGTTGGAGGCAGTGAACTAAGTGCATGCGGTGGAGGAAGTGATGGTCCAGCTCGTCGATGTGGTCCTTCTGAACCACCATGTCCATCGTCGCATAAATGTCATTTGTCTCCGCTCGCAGGACCCTCAGACGATCCACCAGTTTGCTGTCCTAAACCAA GATCAGTATGTTTCGAGTCAAAGGATGAAGGAGTATGTGGATATCAACCAGCAGGCTCTAGTAACTCTACTAGATGGTACTTCAATCCTGAGAAAAATCAATGTCAACAGTTTAAATATGGTGGATGTTCTGGAAATCACAATAATTTCCAGACGGAACAAATTTGTCAAATGGTTTGCCCAG tGTTGAGTCAGTGTGAGCGTTTGAGGGAGAAAAATCAAAAAGCAGCTGTTAGATATAAGAAAAAGACATTCACACCTAAATGCAGACCTGATACTGGAGAATGGGAATCTGTCCAATGTATGCCACATGTGGATGTGTGTTGGTGCGTCAATGGCAAAGGAGAGCCTCTCAAAGGATCAATTATAAGAGGATCTCAACCCGAATGTAACTTTAGACAAGCTAGAAGACGAATGGATGTATCACATTCGGTCAGTTCGACAGATGACg tATTGGAAGAACTAGTACGACAAATGACAGCATACAGTATTTTAGACACGATTGACGATGTCGAACCGGTGAACAATAATCAGTTGACGTCTTCAACGAATCAAGAAAGTCGAGTTGTGAAGAGTCGTTGTCTATCAACGCAACAGCAATTGGTCGGATCCTCAGCTTCGTATGAAGTGAGTTGTGATTCCAGTGGAAGATTTACACCGAACCAATGCGAAAGCAGTGCCAACGATGCCAAATGTTGGTGCGTAGATGAAGCTGGTAATCAATTACCGGGTACTTCAACGTTTTCGAAAGGAGATAGCATATGTC tgCCGACACCAATTGAAGCCGTGGATGTGACATTGGGATTTTTTGGAGTCTTCTCTAGTGAAATAGCAGAACGAATGAAAATGCAAATCTTAAACAATTTGAGTCAATTAGGAGCCACTTTGAAGAATAAGGAAATTGACATACTAACAGAACCTGATGTTACATACATAACGTTCAGCGTGATTGGAAACAATAAGGTCGACGTTGCTTATCATTTGGAAGAATTG GTTAAACAAGAAGAGCTTACGTTAGACAAAGAATTTGTTGAACAAGATATTAAAATGGTAGCGGATATTAAAAAATCCAGATTCCAACACAAGTTAGATTTATCTGAAACTAAGAATAttgctgaaaataaaataattgcattgcAACACAGAGAAATACTGTCAGAATCAACA gtTTCTGTAGTTACAACATATCACACAGCTATCATAGTGCTAGCTGCAGCATCTGCATTTATAATAAGTACAATGAGTGTGTTGATCATGCTCTATCGGAAGAAAGTTTCGTCAATGGGCAAAGCCAACAGTATCAAAGTGACAGCTTTTAACGAGAGATTTCTTTCATACGAGCCACCAGTTTACGTTCTATCAAAGTCAGAGAAGGAAGTTGATTTAGCCGAAGCGATTAAAGTTAGTGAAAAATCGCTGGAAACCGAAAAAGTATGA